One genomic region from Bubalus bubalis isolate 160015118507 breed Murrah chromosome 12, NDDB_SH_1, whole genome shotgun sequence encodes:
- the LOC102400520 gene encoding thymosin beta-4-like — MMRPRLCIVNLYFKTEVRALGAATAQTRLHLLAARSAPSATMSEKPDMAEIEKFGKSKLKKTETREKNPLPSKETIEQKQAGES; from the coding sequence ATGATGAGACCTAGACTCTGTATagtgaatctgtattttaaaactgaagttaGGGCACTTGGCGCGGCCACAGCGCAGACCCGACTTCACTTGCTCGCAGCTCGCTCCGCGCCCTCTGCAACCATGTCTGAAAAACCCGATATGGCTGAGATTGAGAAGTTCGGTAAGTCGAAATTGAAGAAAACGGAAACGCGAGAGAAAAATCCACTGCCTTCGAAAGAAACGATTGAACAGAAGCAAGCAGGCGAGTCGTAA